In Stieleria varia, one genomic interval encodes:
- a CDS encoding TonB-dependent receptor: MNAIGMYQRRDVIDTHQKALGVNLDPRRYGTFAEIGAGQEVVRWFFRVGGGAGTIAKSISAYDMQVSDAIYGRASRYVCRERLQAMLDYEHRLNLDRLREVRGDTTAFFAFADTVSARNFKGTNECHGWMGIKFQAHPRDDDSQIIIHVRMLDGEAALQQEALGIVGVNLIHGALMLNHEPELLVDSLLDGLTTSRIEIDMIEFSGIAFRHVDNRLMSLKLVELGLSGAAMFAADGTVLQPSEFFYRKAILVERGSFRPICNVNLDMLRCAHEKFSQLPEVAGKEIVQVMEITMNNLKATGEIDMRDFLARADVIAACGMPVLISDYFRYFRLAAYLSRYTKENIAITMGAASLIDLFDEKYYTGLEGGVLESFGRLFKNDLRLYCYPLLNTDTGELTTCDNLPVTPELSKLYGYLLDRGVINALDNYDPNCLTVFSREVLRRISDGDSSWESMVPPSVAEVIKSKCYFGYLPQ, encoded by the coding sequence ATGAATGCAATCGGTATGTACCAGCGTCGCGACGTGATCGACACACACCAAAAAGCGCTCGGTGTGAACCTCGATCCACGTCGCTACGGGACCTTTGCAGAGATCGGCGCGGGACAGGAGGTCGTCCGTTGGTTCTTTCGCGTCGGTGGCGGAGCCGGCACGATCGCCAAGAGCATTTCTGCGTATGACATGCAGGTCAGCGATGCAATCTATGGTCGTGCATCGCGTTACGTCTGCCGTGAACGTCTACAAGCGATGCTCGACTACGAGCATCGTTTGAACCTGGACCGTCTGCGAGAGGTCCGTGGAGACACCACCGCATTCTTTGCGTTTGCTGACACCGTCTCGGCGAGGAATTTCAAAGGGACCAACGAGTGTCATGGTTGGATGGGCATCAAGTTTCAAGCCCACCCCCGAGACGACGACAGCCAGATCATCATCCATGTCCGCATGCTCGATGGCGAGGCTGCGTTGCAGCAAGAGGCCCTGGGGATCGTCGGCGTGAACCTGATTCACGGCGCGCTGATGCTCAATCATGAACCGGAGCTGCTGGTTGATTCGTTGCTGGATGGTTTGACCACTTCACGAATCGAGATCGACATGATCGAGTTTTCCGGCATCGCCTTCAGGCATGTCGACAACCGATTGATGAGTCTGAAACTCGTGGAGCTCGGCCTGTCGGGCGCCGCCATGTTTGCGGCCGATGGCACCGTATTGCAGCCGTCGGAGTTTTTCTATCGCAAAGCCATTCTGGTGGAACGTGGCAGTTTCCGCCCCATCTGCAATGTCAATCTGGACATGCTTCGGTGTGCCCATGAAAAGTTCTCTCAGTTGCCTGAAGTTGCCGGCAAGGAGATCGTTCAAGTGATGGAGATCACGATGAACAATCTCAAGGCCACCGGTGAAATCGACATGCGAGATTTCCTCGCCCGCGCCGACGTGATCGCTGCCTGCGGAATGCCCGTGCTCATTTCAGACTATTTCCGATACTTCCGACTCGCTGCTTATCTGTCCCGATACACCAAGGAGAACATCGCGATCACGATGGGAGCAGCCAGCTTGATCGATTTATTTGATGAAAAGTATTACACCGGCTTGGAAGGCGGCGTGCTGGAATCATTTGGACGGCTGTTCAAAAACGATTTGAGACTCTATTGCTATCCGTTGCTCAACACCGACACGGGCGAACTGACCACATGCGACAACCTGCCCGTGACTCCTGAGTTGAGCAAGCTGTATGGATACCTGTTGGATCGCGGCGTCATCAACGCGTTGGATAACTACGACCCCAATTGTCTTACCGTGTTCTCGCGTGAAGTGTTGCGGCGAATCAGCGACGGCGACTCAAGCTGGGAATCGATGGTCCCACCAAGCGTCGCTGAGGTGATCAAGTCGAAGTGCTACTTTGGGTACCTGCCGCAGTGA
- a CDS encoding CRTAC1 family protein: MSSETRSEREEVDESELRDDAAINRAVRGSVIALAVLLVAGGALAYALSRSKPAPPVRQSELATVDVRELPEVDVPTVNFTDITAEAGIEFVHNNGAVGDKLLPETMGGGAAFLDFDNDGDQDLLFVNSSDWPWDSPSDRTSTSVLYRNDGGQFVDVSQGSGLDVSMYAMGAAVGDYDNDGLVDVFVTAVGKNRLFRNLGDGKFVDTTESASVGGDENRWSTSAGWFDCDNDGDLDLFVCNYVGWSRQYDQSQGFQLVGGGRAYGRPQNFEGTFPYLYRNDGDGKFTDVSEAAGVQVRNMTTDLPLSKSLGVAFCDFDDNGAMDIVVANDTVQNLLLRNDGKGHFTDVGTITGIAFDSSGNARGAMGVDVTAFRDQKSLAVAIGNFSNEMTALYVTKSGQMQFYDEAVSTGLGPSTRLLLTFGLAYVDYDLDGRLDLFCANGHLEEDINRVQPSQHYEQPPQMFWNAGPEFQTEFVPVYEEHVGKDLLVPMAGRGATYADIDNDGDTDLLITTTGRKPRLLRNDQNLGHHWLRIKLVGDGKKCNRDAIGAIVSVSVGDEVLQKTVSPTRSYLSQVELPLTFGLADSDSVQNVNVRWPDGEVTEIGPLAVDQVHEIVR, encoded by the coding sequence ATGTCCAGTGAGACTCGATCTGAACGAGAGGAAGTCGACGAAAGCGAATTGCGGGACGACGCCGCGATCAATCGCGCTGTTCGTGGCTCTGTGATCGCATTGGCTGTGCTGTTGGTCGCCGGAGGCGCACTCGCCTACGCTTTGTCGCGGAGCAAGCCCGCGCCACCGGTTCGCCAATCCGAGCTCGCGACAGTGGATGTTCGTGAGCTGCCCGAGGTGGATGTCCCCACAGTGAACTTCACAGACATCACCGCGGAGGCAGGTATTGAGTTTGTGCACAATAACGGTGCTGTCGGCGACAAACTGCTGCCAGAAACGATGGGTGGCGGAGCTGCTTTCCTGGACTTTGACAACGACGGTGACCAGGATTTGTTGTTTGTGAATTCATCGGACTGGCCATGGGATTCGCCGAGCGATCGCACCAGCACATCGGTTCTGTACCGCAATGACGGAGGTCAATTTGTGGACGTCAGTCAAGGATCAGGGTTGGACGTTTCGATGTATGCCATGGGCGCTGCCGTCGGCGATTATGACAACGACGGGTTGGTCGATGTCTTTGTCACCGCGGTCGGCAAGAACCGACTGTTTCGAAATCTTGGCGACGGCAAGTTCGTTGATACGACGGAATCAGCGTCCGTGGGTGGCGACGAGAATCGGTGGAGCACGAGCGCTGGCTGGTTCGATTGCGACAATGACGGAGACCTCGATCTGTTTGTCTGCAACTATGTCGGCTGGAGTCGCCAGTACGATCAGTCGCAGGGATTTCAGTTGGTCGGTGGCGGTCGCGCCTATGGCCGGCCACAGAATTTTGAAGGCACCTTTCCCTATCTGTATCGCAATGACGGAGACGGAAAATTTACCGACGTTTCGGAGGCTGCCGGAGTCCAAGTGCGAAACATGACGACGGACCTGCCGCTTTCAAAATCGCTCGGTGTCGCATTCTGTGATTTCGACGATAACGGGGCGATGGACATCGTCGTGGCGAACGACACCGTACAGAACCTGTTGCTGCGGAATGATGGAAAAGGTCACTTTACCGATGTTGGCACGATCACCGGCATCGCGTTTGATTCTTCCGGCAATGCACGCGGTGCGATGGGTGTCGATGTCACAGCGTTCCGTGATCAAAAGTCGCTCGCGGTCGCGATCGGCAACTTCTCGAACGAGATGACCGCGTTGTACGTGACCAAGTCCGGGCAGATGCAGTTTTATGATGAAGCCGTCTCAACCGGATTGGGGCCGAGTACGCGACTGTTACTGACGTTCGGTCTGGCCTACGTGGATTATGATCTCGACGGTCGGCTCGATTTGTTTTGTGCCAATGGGCACTTGGAGGAAGACATCAATCGAGTTCAGCCCAGTCAGCACTATGAGCAACCACCGCAGATGTTTTGGAATGCGGGGCCGGAATTTCAAACCGAGTTTGTTCCGGTCTATGAAGAGCACGTCGGCAAGGATTTGCTGGTACCCATGGCAGGACGAGGCGCAACGTATGCGGATATCGACAACGATGGGGATACCGATCTGTTGATCACAACGACGGGGCGAAAACCTCGTTTGTTGCGCAATGACCAGAATCTCGGGCACCATTGGTTACGCATCAAGCTCGTGGGCGACGGCAAGAAATGCAACCGAGACGCCATCGGCGCGATCGTTTCCGTGTCGGTGGGTGATGAGGTGCTGCAGAAAACGGTTTCACCGACACGGAGCTACTTGTCACAAGTCGAACTCCCACTGACCTTCGGCTTGGCAGACTCGGACTCGGTCCAGAACGTCAACGTTCGCTGGCCCGATGGCGAAGTCACCGAAATCGGACCACTGGCTGTGGATCAAGTACACGAGATCGTGAGGTGA
- a CDS encoding potassium channel family protein, which produces MSAPLRRIVTGGFLFLVVCLVAVGGYIGAGWKVDDAVYMVIITIFGVGYGEVKPIETPMLRALTIAVIIGGYGAVIYTVGGFMQMLIDGELNRALGARRMTRGIEKLSAHTIVCGMGRLGMILARELDRAGKPFVAIDMDLERLGEAESRGYLVLHGDATDEHILEQAGIDRASTVAAVLSQDAVNVFVTITARAMNQSVTIIARGENPRTEKKLLGCGANQVILPTAIGAQKMAQLITKPTAENLLKSIHDQSTLRDDLRQIGLQFNELSVLPGSELAGKTLGEIEIRGNLGYLVVGIRRSDGTTDLNPGSKSILHPNDIVVVLSHDQDLPELSRRFEQKKPKMTYRGVTVGE; this is translated from the coding sequence ATGTCGGCGCCTCTGCGACGCATCGTCACCGGCGGTTTTCTATTCCTGGTGGTTTGCTTGGTCGCGGTCGGTGGCTACATCGGTGCCGGATGGAAAGTCGATGATGCGGTGTACATGGTCATCATCACAATCTTTGGTGTCGGCTATGGAGAGGTGAAACCGATCGAGACGCCGATGCTGCGTGCATTGACCATCGCCGTCATCATCGGCGGTTACGGTGCCGTGATCTACACCGTCGGCGGTTTCATGCAAATGTTGATTGACGGTGAATTGAATCGAGCTCTAGGAGCAAGACGTATGACGCGAGGAATTGAAAAGCTATCGGCCCACACCATCGTCTGTGGAATGGGACGCCTGGGAATGATCTTGGCACGGGAATTGGACCGTGCAGGCAAGCCTTTTGTGGCCATCGACATGGACTTGGAACGACTAGGGGAAGCAGAGTCGCGTGGCTACCTCGTGCTGCACGGGGATGCAACGGATGAGCATATCCTGGAGCAAGCCGGGATCGATCGCGCGTCGACCGTCGCGGCGGTACTCTCCCAAGATGCGGTGAATGTCTTTGTCACCATCACGGCTCGCGCAATGAATCAATCGGTCACGATCATCGCACGAGGCGAGAATCCGAGAACCGAGAAAAAGCTACTCGGGTGCGGCGCGAATCAGGTGATCCTGCCGACGGCGATCGGCGCGCAAAAGATGGCCCAATTGATCACCAAACCGACAGCGGAGAACCTCCTGAAAAGCATCCATGATCAAAGCACGCTTCGTGATGATCTACGTCAAATCGGCTTGCAGTTCAATGAGTTGTCGGTGCTGCCGGGATCTGAACTGGCGGGCAAAACGCTCGGTGAAATCGAGATTCGCGGCAATCTCGGCTACCTCGTCGTCGGCATCCGTCGCTCCGACGGCACAACAGATCTCAATCCAGGATCGAAAAGCATCTTGCATCCCAACGACATCGTCGTGGTCCTCAGTCACGATCAAGACCTCCCCGAACTGTCCCGTCGTTTCGAGCAAAAGAAACCCAAAATGACCTACCGCGGCGTCACGGTTGGGGAGTGA